In the Leptotrichia sp. oral taxon 212 genome, one interval contains:
- a CDS encoding ABC transporter ATP-binding protein, producing the protein MKEIIKMTNIVKTFGEVQAIKNGNFNLFEGEIHSLIGENGAGKSTMMKILYGIYPIDGGDIEIYDKKMKDYTTKEAITLGIGMVHQEFMLVNEMTVLENIILGFEPKHSIAMVDFNEAKSKVLEYVKKYDLDIQINKKIKDISVGEAQRVEIIKTLYRGADILILDEPTAVLTPQETEKLFEILDNLKKSGKSIIFISHKLNEVMKISDRITVMRDSKYIDTVLKEDTSPTKLAKMMVGREVLLEVKKKKMETEEIILKVEDIYVPSDRELSKIRGLSFSLKRGEILGIAGVDGNGQKELVEAITGLREVQKGKIYFKDTQIANKTPKFVRETGIAHIPDDRNKRGLNREMNIKENLIATKFSDNAFSGVINLKEKEINKFCENIIKKFDIRPSNFNITTKNLSGGNAQKIVVARELESDTDLLIASQPTRGIDIGSIETIRKNIVEYRDKNKGVLLISAELEEILTLSDRILVMYEGKIVGDLDSKNANEENVGFLMTGGKEKDVI; encoded by the coding sequence TTGAAAGAAATAATTAAGATGACAAATATTGTGAAAACTTTTGGAGAAGTTCAGGCAATAAAAAATGGAAATTTTAATTTATTTGAAGGAGAAATTCATTCATTAATTGGTGAAAACGGTGCAGGAAAATCTACAATGATGAAAATATTGTATGGTATATATCCTATTGATGGTGGAGATATAGAAATATATGATAAAAAAATGAAAGATTATACTACAAAAGAAGCAATAACTCTCGGAATAGGTATGGTCCATCAGGAATTTATGCTAGTAAATGAAATGACAGTTCTCGAAAATATAATTCTTGGTTTTGAACCGAAACATTCGATTGCCATGGTTGATTTTAATGAAGCTAAGTCAAAAGTCCTGGAATATGTAAAAAAATACGATCTGGATATTCAGATAAATAAAAAAATAAAGGATATATCAGTTGGAGAAGCTCAAAGGGTGGAAATAATAAAAACTTTGTATAGAGGCGCGGATATACTTATTTTGGATGAGCCTACAGCTGTTCTGACACCTCAGGAAACTGAAAAACTGTTTGAAATTCTAGACAATTTGAAAAAATCCGGGAAATCAATTATTTTTATATCCCATAAACTGAATGAAGTAATGAAAATCAGTGACAGAATTACAGTAATGAGGGATAGTAAATATATTGATACTGTACTCAAGGAAGATACTTCACCAACAAAACTGGCAAAAATGATGGTAGGAAGAGAAGTATTGCTGGAAGTGAAGAAGAAAAAAATGGAAACCGAAGAGATTATTTTAAAAGTAGAAGATATTTATGTTCCAAGTGACAGAGAATTATCAAAAATAAGAGGATTGTCCTTTTCACTAAAAAGAGGCGAGATATTGGGAATAGCAGGAGTTGATGGAAACGGACAGAAAGAACTTGTGGAGGCAATAACGGGATTACGGGAAGTTCAAAAAGGAAAAATATACTTCAAAGATACACAAATAGCAAATAAGACACCTAAATTTGTAAGAGAAACCGGTATTGCACATATTCCTGATGACAGAAATAAAAGGGGTCTGAATAGGGAAATGAATATAAAGGAAAACTTAATAGCTACAAAATTTTCAGATAATGCTTTTTCAGGTGTGATTAATTTAAAAGAAAAAGAAATAAATAAATTTTGTGAGAATATAATAAAGAAATTTGATATCAGACCTTCAAACTTTAATATTACAACTAAAAACCTTTCTGGAGGAAATGCCCAGAAGATAGTAGTTGCAAGAGAATTAGAGAGTGATACTGATTTGCTGATTGCGTCTCAGCCTACAAGAGGAATAGATATAGGTTCCATAGAAACTATAAGAAAAAATATAGTTGAATATAGGGATAAAAATAAAGGTGTTTTACTTATTTCTGCAGAATTGGAAGAAATATTGACATTGTCAGATAGAATTCTCGTAATGTACGAAGGGAAAATAGTAGGAGACTTGGATTCAAAAAATGCAAATGAAGAAAATGTAGGATTTTTAATGACCGGAGGTAAAGAAAAAGATGTTATATAA
- a CDS encoding BMP family protein: MKKILKITLLLLIGLMLVSCGNKKDDKSSNEGGNTKKKLKVAVVFSGFLGDKSFNDSAYEGLKKAQQDFGIEFKVLESKVPSDWETNFVSAASDDSYDLVLAISSQFTDIVNNHADEFKNVKIGIIDSVVKKPNVSSAIFAQNEGSFLAGAAAALFTQKTNIPNVNGEKIIGWVGGMDIPVLQDFLTGYKQGAAYIDPQTKVLVSFAGTFNDPLKGKELTLAQYSQGADIVMNVASNTGNGILEAAKDSKKYAIGVDINQDDIYPGFILTSMLKRVDVATYNMIKQVHEGNFKGGEIVRMDASNGGVGLTDMAAMKTALKDKFPEDILAKINELTEKIKKGEIKVESYPGFKVE, encoded by the coding sequence ATGAAAAAGATTTTAAAAATAACGTTATTATTATTAATTGGATTAATGCTAGTATCTTGTGGAAATAAAAAAGATGATAAAAGTAGCAATGAAGGAGGAAACACTAAGAAAAAACTAAAAGTTGCAGTAGTATTTTCAGGTTTTTTAGGTGATAAATCATTTAACGATTCTGCTTATGAAGGTTTAAAAAAGGCGCAACAGGATTTTGGAATAGAATTTAAAGTTCTTGAATCTAAAGTTCCATCAGATTGGGAAACTAACTTTGTTTCAGCTGCTTCAGATGACAGTTATGATTTGGTTTTGGCAATTTCATCACAGTTTACTGATATAGTAAACAATCATGCAGATGAATTTAAGAACGTAAAAATAGGAATTATAGACAGTGTAGTTAAAAAACCTAATGTTTCTTCAGCTATATTTGCTCAGAATGAAGGATCCTTTTTAGCAGGTGCGGCAGCGGCATTATTTACTCAAAAAACAAACATTCCTAATGTTAATGGAGAAAAAATAATAGGATGGGTTGGAGGAATGGACATACCTGTTTTACAGGATTTTCTGACTGGATACAAACAGGGTGCAGCTTACATTGATCCACAGACAAAAGTATTGGTATCATTTGCAGGAACTTTCAACGATCCGTTAAAAGGAAAAGAACTGACTCTTGCTCAATATAGCCAAGGAGCGGACATTGTAATGAACGTAGCTTCAAATACAGGTAATGGAATATTGGAAGCGGCTAAGGACAGTAAAAAATATGCAATAGGAGTTGATATAAATCAAGATGATATATATCCTGGATTTATTCTTACTTCTATGTTGAAAAGAGTTGATGTTGCTACATATAATATGATAAAACAGGTTCATGAAGGTAATTTTAAAGGCGGAGAAATTGTAAGAATGGATGCAAGTAATGGTGGAGTAGGTCTGACAGATATGGCCGCAATGAAGACTGCTTTAAAAGATAAATTTCCTGAAGATATATTGGCAAAAATTAATGAATTAACTGAAAAAATAAAAAAAGGAGAAATAAAAGTAGAGTCTTATCCAGGATTTAAAGTTGAATAA
- a CDS encoding ABC transporter permease, whose amino-acid sequence MNKIFSIVDYTIIHATIRATTPILLAAFSAVITQQADILNVGVEGIMLMGAFIAVYVCFITGSWILAVIAAVVAGVIIAAIMGVAHLKYKGDIFAVGTVINLLVLALTRFLLQQLLGVSGSFTLKDNVSIPKIHLKIFEGNKILNSLFNDYSLFEILSIPLIILLWFLLYKTVWGLRTRSIGLNPEAAKTAGIDVYKRKFQVILISGVIGGLAGAHLSLGYSNLFTENMTNGRGFMGVAAMFFGAANPIFTTIGCLIFGFTDSVGARLQAHGFPSQFVLMLPYIITISILSVSMIRQYKKIKKRRSAV is encoded by the coding sequence ATGAATAAGATTTTTTCAATAGTAGATTATACAATTATTCATGCAACTATCAGAGCAACTACACCAATCCTTCTGGCTGCTTTTTCAGCTGTTATAACTCAACAGGCTGATATATTGAATGTCGGAGTAGAAGGGATAATGCTGATGGGGGCATTTATAGCAGTTTATGTGTGCTTTATAACTGGAAGCTGGATACTGGCGGTAATAGCCGCCGTAGTGGCAGGCGTAATCATAGCGGCAATTATGGGAGTAGCACATTTAAAATATAAAGGAGATATATTTGCTGTAGGTACTGTTATTAACCTGTTAGTACTGGCATTGACAAGATTTCTATTACAGCAGTTACTGGGAGTTTCAGGAAGTTTTACACTAAAAGATAACGTATCAATACCAAAAATTCATTTAAAAATATTTGAAGGAAATAAAATATTGAACAGTCTTTTCAATGATTATTCATTATTTGAAATTTTGAGCATACCTTTAATAATACTTCTATGGTTCTTACTCTATAAGACTGTCTGGGGACTTAGAACAAGAAGTATAGGATTAAATCCTGAAGCTGCGAAGACTGCAGGAATAGATGTATATAAAAGAAAATTTCAAGTGATACTGATCTCAGGAGTAATAGGAGGACTTGCAGGAGCTCATCTGTCCTTAGGATATTCAAATCTGTTTACTGAAAATATGACAAATGGCCGTGGATTTATGGGAGTAGCTGCAATGTTTTTCGGTGCGGCCAATCCTATTTTTACAACTATCGGTTGTCTAATATTTGGATTTACAGATTCAGTAGGAGCAAGATTACAGGCTCATGGTTTTCCGTCCCAATTTGTACTTATGCTGCCATATATTATTACGATTTCAATATTGAGTGTTTCGATGATAAGACAGTATAAAAAAATAAAGAAAAGAAGAAGTGCAGTATAG
- a CDS encoding ABC transporter permease: MDFFELLKLSVSNLFSYKVRSFLTMLGIIIGIAAVILMSSLGAGIKENITGDLNKLGVSNFEISIDTSPGQTYKTDDLLTSKDIEKIKSIEGVEAVTPTSSTFARISVNDNTKMFQGTGVTEDYFKISDYTVLKGRKFLPSEYRKDGKYVMIDHITAEELYPGENPIGKKLTLNFRKNSQTVTVVGVYKNPYASLGGGTEGMPGMGLLPNNYLNHINGNEQDKYTALQVKATDANDMNRVMEVVKQSFKTRGSDPDIYNVSSTSQGLDEFNNILNMLSLFISGVAAISLFVGGIGVMNIMLVSVTERIREVGLRKAIGAKTIHILVQFLIEAIILTFFGGIIGAVIGYLLALLIGIFVGAAPILSPVVVFVCIFVSTMIGLVFGVYPAKKAAALEPMEALRVD; the protein is encoded by the coding sequence ATGGATTTTTTTGAACTGTTAAAATTATCCGTATCAAATCTGTTCAGCTATAAAGTACGTTCTTTCCTGACAATGTTAGGAATAATAATTGGAATAGCCGCAGTTATACTGATGTCCTCTCTTGGTGCAGGAATTAAGGAAAATATTACGGGTGATTTGAATAAACTTGGAGTGTCAAATTTTGAAATATCAATTGATACTTCGCCTGGGCAGACTTATAAAACAGATGATCTGCTTACATCAAAAGATATAGAAAAAATAAAAAGTATCGAAGGAGTTGAGGCAGTTACTCCTACCTCAAGCACCTTTGCCAGAATAAGTGTAAATGATAATACAAAAATGTTTCAAGGAACAGGAGTGACAGAGGACTATTTTAAAATATCAGATTATACGGTACTGAAAGGAAGAAAATTTTTACCCAGTGAATACAGAAAAGATGGAAAATATGTAATGATAGATCATATAACGGCAGAAGAACTATATCCTGGAGAAAATCCGATAGGAAAAAAACTTACTTTAAATTTCAGAAAAAATAGTCAGACTGTTACTGTTGTTGGAGTTTATAAAAATCCATATGCAAGTCTGGGTGGTGGAACTGAAGGTATGCCTGGAATGGGACTTTTGCCGAATAATTATCTTAACCATATAAATGGTAATGAACAGGATAAATATACTGCATTACAGGTAAAAGCAACAGATGCTAATGATATGAACAGGGTAATGGAAGTGGTTAAGCAGTCTTTTAAAACAAGAGGAAGTGACCCTGATATTTATAATGTATCTTCTACAAGCCAAGGACTTGATGAATTCAATAATATTTTGAATATGTTATCACTGTTTATAAGCGGAGTTGCCGCTATTTCCCTTTTTGTAGGTGGAATAGGAGTTATGAATATAATGCTTGTAAGTGTTACTGAAAGAATTAGGGAGGTTGGTCTCCGTAAGGCAATAGGAGCAAAAACAATACATATTCTTGTACAATTTTTAATTGAAGCGATAATTCTTACATTTTTTGGAGGTATAATTGGAGCGGTAATAGGATATTTATTGGCACTTCTTATAGGAATTTTTGTAGGTGCGGCACCTATTCTGAGTCCTGTTGTTGTATTTGTATGTATTTTCGTTTCAACAATGATTGGGCTTGTGTTCGGAGTTTATCCAGCGAAAAAAGCTGCGGCTCTGGAGCCTATGGAGGCATTGAGGGTGGATTAA
- a CDS encoding ABC transporter permease: MLYKKIMNSKYLSVLFSIIVCIVLSGIVMAFMGENPFEVYAQLFKSAFIGNFNLGTTIEKFVPLLLTGLAFIVSSRVGVFNVGVEGELYLGAIAAAYVGYTLKGMPSLLHILVCFLVAMIIGALWAFIPGFLKAFYNVNEVCVTILMNYVAIYITSYLVSGPLSGKTGISQTKPIEKSAVLMKILKPSRANAGIFIAIAVCILVYYLFKKTKLGFEIRSTGMNPHFSEYVGIKSKKIMVTGMMLSGAIGGLTGAIEVMGIYGVFLDNFSSNIAFDGMLAALIAKGSVVALPFLSLFIAALKSGSLGLERHTGIPKSLIDIIIAVFILLVTMEKLFEIRKKIKKGKEV, from the coding sequence ATGTTATATAAAAAGATAATGAACAGTAAATATCTAAGTGTCTTATTTTCTATAATAGTCTGCATTGTATTGAGTGGAATAGTTATGGCGTTTATGGGAGAAAATCCTTTTGAAGTATATGCGCAGTTATTTAAAAGTGCTTTTATAGGGAACTTTAATCTTGGAACAACAATTGAAAAGTTTGTCCCTCTGCTACTGACAGGTCTGGCTTTTATTGTGTCATCACGTGTCGGTGTTTTCAATGTAGGTGTGGAAGGAGAACTTTACTTAGGTGCCATAGCTGCGGCATATGTAGGATATACATTAAAAGGAATGCCATCTTTACTTCATATATTGGTATGTTTTTTGGTGGCAATGATTATAGGAGCATTATGGGCATTCATCCCCGGCTTTTTGAAAGCTTTCTATAATGTAAATGAAGTATGTGTAACAATTCTGATGAACTATGTAGCAATATATATAACTTCATATCTTGTAAGTGGTCCTTTATCAGGAAAAACTGGAATTTCTCAGACTAAACCTATTGAAAAAAGTGCGGTACTTATGAAAATATTGAAACCGAGCAGAGCCAATGCAGGTATATTTATAGCAATAGCAGTATGTATTTTAGTGTATTACCTGTTTAAAAAAACAAAATTAGGATTTGAAATCCGTTCTACAGGAATGAATCCACATTTCTCAGAATATGTAGGAATAAAATCAAAAAAAATAATGGTAACAGGAATGATGTTGAGTGGTGCAATAGGAGGATTGACAGGAGCTATAGAAGTTATGGGTATTTATGGTGTGTTTTTGGATAATTTTTCTTCAAATATTGCATTTGATGGTATGTTGGCGGCATTAATTGCTAAAGGAAGCGTAGTAGCGTTACCGTTTTTAAGTTTATTCATTGCAGCTTTGAAATCAGGTTCATTAGGATTGGAAAGACATACAGGTATTCCAAAATCTCTTATAGATATAATTATTGCAGTATTCATTTTATTAGTAACGATGGAAAAACTGTTTGAAATCAGAAAAAAAATTAAAAAAGGAAAAGAGGTGTAG
- the rbsK gene encoding ribokinase, whose amino-acid sequence MKKALVIGSLNMDMTVKVEKLPKLGETIFGNEFYESCGGKGANQAVAVAKLGMKTEMIGMVGKDIQGEKLIQNLVDNGVKADNVIKSDELTGRAIITVDKNGDNNIIVIAGSNFKITEKDILNKIDAIAENDIVILQNEIPLSVVEFCLLKAKELGKITVFNPAPATKLNDRIFHNTDYLILNETEMEEIFEIKIFNEGYTEKMLCKKEENGIKNIILTLGEKGCVYFDKNNDVNKYEAYKVKAIDTTAAGDSFIGAFAMKICECGDTGEAIKYATAVSAIVVTRQGAQSSIPTKDEIEEFIKKN is encoded by the coding sequence ATGAAAAAAGCACTTGTAATAGGAAGTTTGAACATGGATATGACTGTAAAGGTGGAAAAATTACCCAAATTAGGTGAAACAATTTTTGGAAATGAATTTTATGAAAGTTGTGGAGGAAAAGGTGCAAATCAAGCTGTTGCAGTAGCTAAACTTGGAATGAAAACAGAAATGATAGGAATGGTAGGAAAGGACATCCAAGGAGAAAAGTTGATTCAAAACTTAGTTGATAATGGAGTTAAAGCTGATAATGTTATTAAAAGTGATGAATTAACGGGAAGAGCGATAATAACAGTAGATAAAAATGGTGATAATAATATCATTGTTATCGCAGGAAGTAATTTCAAAATTACAGAAAAAGATATTCTGAATAAAATAGATGCAATAGCAGAGAATGACATAGTAATTTTACAAAATGAAATTCCTCTTTCTGTAGTTGAATTTTGTCTTCTGAAAGCTAAGGAACTTGGTAAAATTACAGTATTTAATCCAGCTCCTGCAACAAAATTAAATGATAGAATTTTTCATAACACAGATTATTTAATACTTAATGAAACTGAAATGGAAGAGATATTTGAAATAAAAATTTTTAATGAAGGATATACTGAAAAAATGCTTTGTAAAAAAGAAGAAAATGGAATAAAAAATATTATTCTTACATTAGGTGAAAAAGGTTGTGTATATTTTGATAAAAATAATGATGTCAATAAGTATGAAGCATATAAGGTAAAAGCAATAGATACAACTGCGGCAGGAGATTCCTTTATTGGAGCATTTGCCATGAAAATATGTGAATGTGGAGATACAGGCGAAGCAATAAAATATGCAACAGCAGTTTCAGCAATAGTTGTTACAAGGCAGGGTGCACAGAGTTCAATTCCTACAAAAGATGAAATAGAAGAATTTATTAAGAAAAATTAG